A stretch of DNA from Pseudomonas sp. HN11:
TGAAACAGCTATTTCAAAGGTTGCGAATTTGCGTCAGGCGATAGCGCTGGGCCACGGCCCCTTGCAGTCAATCCACCAAGCCATTCTCGACCGAATCGAAGCCGAATTGCCGGCCAATGCCTTCATCAGCAGCGACATGACCCAGCTGGCCTATACCGGCAATTACGCCTACCGCAGCCGTGCGCCGCGCAGTTGGTTGCATCCCACCGGTTACGGCACCTTGGGCTACGGCCTGCCCGCAGGCATCGGCGCCAAGTTCGGTGCGCCACAGCGGCCGGGCCTGGTGCTGGTGGGCGACGGCGGTTTTCTCTATACCGCCCAGGAACTGGCCACCGCCGTCGAGGAGCTGGACAGTCCGTTGGTGGTGCTGTTGTGGAACAACGACGCCCTCGGCCAGATCCGCGATGACATGCTCAACCTGGACATTGAACCCATCGGCGTGTTGCCTCGTAACCCGGATTTTGCACTGTTCGCCCAGGCGTTCGGCTGCGCCGTGAACCAGCCCCGCAACCTGGATGAATTGCAGACGGACCTGCGCAACGCTTTCCAACGCAATGGCGTGACCTTGATCGAGTTGAAACATGCCTGTGCCTGTTGACCTTTAGAGAGACAAGACCATGAGCGAAAACAACAACAAAATGACTCAAGCGATGCACCGCCGCGACTTCCTCAAACACAGCGCCGTGGCTGGCGCGGTGGCTGCGGCGTTTTCCATGGGCTTGCCGTTGCAGGTGTTTGCCGCAGACGCCACGCCCAAACCGGGCGGCGTGCTGCGCCTGGGCCTGGCCGGTGGCAGCACCACCGATTCTCGCGATCCGGGTTCCTGGGTCGATACCTTCACCTTTGTCGGTTTCTCGGCGGTGTACAACACCCTCACGGAAATCGCGGTGGACGGCAGCGCGATTCCTGAGTTGGCCGAGCGCTTTGAGTCCACGCCGGATGCGCGGGTCTGGACCTTCCACTTACGCCCCGGCGTGACCTTCCATAACGGCAAGAGCCTGACAGCCGAGGACGTGGTGGCCTCGATCAATCACCACCTGGATGCCAAGTCCACTTCGGCGGCCAAGACCGTGCTGGGTGATGTCGCCAGCGTCAGTACCAAGGGCAGCGATGCGGTGTTGTTCGAGCTGCATTCGGGCAACGCTGACTTCGCCTACGTCGTCGCCGATTACCACCTGGTGATCATGCCCTCCAAGGACGGCGTGGCTGACTGGCAAGGTGGCGTGGGCACCAGTGGCTATCGCTTGAAAAGCTTCGAACCCGGCGTGCGCATGGACCTGGAGCGCAACCCTGATTACTGGAAGCCCGGCCGCGCGCACTTCGCCAGCGCCGAGTTGCTCGCCATCGCCGACGGCGCCGCGCGGGTCAACGCGTTGGTCACCGGCCAGGTGGATGTGATCAACAAGGTCGACCTTAAAACCGTGGCGCTGCTCAAGCGCAACCCCGGTCTGGTGATCGAAGAAACCAAAGGCGCCCAGCACTACACCTTCCCGATGCTGTGCGGCAGCAACGAGTTCAAGAACAACGACATCCGCATGGCCATGAAGCACGCGATCAACCGCGAGACGCTGTTGGCCTCGGTGCTGCACGGCTACGGCCTGGTGGGCAACGACCACCCAATCCAGCCCGGCAGCCGCTTTATCAATGCGGCACTGGAGCAGCGCACCTACGATCCGGACAAGTCACGCTTTTACCTGCGCAAGGCCGGTGTGGAGTCGCTCAAGGTGCGCCTGCAAGCTTCCGACGCGGCTTACACCGGTGCGGTGGACGCCTCGGTATTGTTCAAGGAGCAGGCACGCCAAGCGGGTATCGACATTGATGTGGTGCGTGAACCGGCCGATGGCTACTTCTCCAACGTCTGGATGAAACAGCCATTCACCACGTCGTTCTGGTACAGCAGCCTGACCGCCGACCGCATGTTCAGCATCGGCTACGCCAAAGGCGCGGCGTGGAATGAAACCCACTGGGACAACCCGCGCTTCAACCAACTGCTCAACGCCGCCCGTGGCGAGATGAACGCGCCGTTGCGCCAGGAAATGTACAACGAAATGCAGGCCCTCTGCCGGGACGAAGGCGGGGCGATTGTGCCGTTGTTTGCCAGCTCCGTGGCGGCGCGCTCGAACAAGGTCAACCACGGGCCGCTGACCGCGCCCTATGGTGAGTTGGATGGGTTGCGGTTGATCGAGCGGTGGTGGCAGGCCTGAGGAGTGGCACCATGAATAGCCTGTTGAAGCTGGTCCTGCAACGCCTGGCCCTGGGTGTGCTGTCGTTGTTCGCCGTGTCGGTGAGCATCTTTCTCGCCGTGAGCATGCTGCCGGGAGATATTGCCCAGGCCATGCTCGGCCAGTCCGCCACGCCGGAAACCGTGGCGGCGTTTCGCGCGCAGCTAGGCCTGGATCTACCGCCATTCACGCGGTTTGCGCAGTGGCTGCTGCGTTTGCTACACGGCGATCTGGGTGCGTCGCTGGCCAATCAAAGACCTATCGCCGAGCTGATCGGTGCGCGACTGGGCAACACCCTGAGCCTGGCCGCACTGGCGGCATTGGTCTCGGTGCCTACCGCGCTGGTGCTTGGCATGCTGGCGGCGCTGTACCGCAACAGCTGGTTCGACCGGCTGCTCAATACCTCGGCGTTGAGCGCCGTGTCGTTCCCGGAGTTCTTCGTCGCCTACCTGCTGATCCTGGTGTTCTCGGTGAAACTCGGCTGGTTCCCCAGCCTGTCCAACCTGGCGCCGGATGCTACGTTCGGCACGATTCTGGAACGCTCGGTGTTGCCGGTGGCCACCCTGAGCCTGGTGGTGATCGCACAGATGATGCGCATGACACGCGCGTCCCTGATCAACCTGCTCGCCAGCCCGTATATCGAAATGGCCCGCCTCAAGGGTATCCGCCAATCGCGGATTATCTGGCGGCATGCATTGCCCAACGCGCTTGCGCCCATCGTCAACGTGGTCGCATTGAACCTGGCCTATCTGGTGGTGGGGGTGGTGGTGGTTGAAGTGGTCTTCGTCTATCCGGGCCTCGGCCAATTGCTGGTGGACTCGGTGTCCAAGCGCGATATCCCGGTGGTGCAGGCGTGCAGCCTGATTTTTGCCGCCACTTACATCTTGCTCAATACCGGGGCGGACGTGTTGTCCATCGCCAGCAACCCACGCCTGATGCATCCCAAGGGGTAGCCATGAACCTGTTGAGCCAAGTGGTCCGGGCCCCGTTGAGCGCCAAGTTCGGCCTACTGATTATTCTGCTGTACATCGCCGTGGCCGTGTTTGCGCCGTTGCTGGCGCCCTATGGCGAAACCCAGGTGGTGGGCGAGGGTTTTGCGCCCTGGAGCGGGCAGTTCCTGCTGGGCACCGATAACCTGGGGCGCGATATGTTCAGTCGCCTTGTCTATGGCGCGCGCAATACGCTGGGTATTGCTTTCCTGACCACTGCATTGGCGTTTTTATTGGGTGGCTTGAGCGGCTTGGTGGCGGCAATCAAGGGTGGCTGGATCGATCAGGGCTTGTCGCGGGTGGTGGATGTGCTGATGGCGATCCCGCAACTGATCTTCGCCTTGCTGATTCTGAGTGTGGTGGGCACCAACGCCACATCGCTGGTGTTGGTGATTGCGCTGCTGGATTCGACACGGGTGTTTCGCTTGTCCCGCGCGGTAGCGATGACCGTGGTGGTGCAGGACTTTGTCGAAGCCGCCCGCCTGCGCGGCGAAGACCTGTGGTGGTTGATCACCCGCGAGGTGTTGCCCAACGCAGCCGCGCCGCTGATTGCCGAGTTCGGCCTGCGCTTGTGCTTTGTGTTCCTGTTCATCAGTGCGTTGTCGTTCCTCGGCCTGGGTATTCAACCGCCCACTGCGGACTGGGGCAGCATGGTGCGCGATAACGCGGTGTTGATTACGTTCGGCGACATCAGCCCGTTGCTGCCGGCCCTGGCGGTGGCGTTGATCACTGTCAGCGTGAATTTTGTCGTCGATTGGATGCTGCACAAATCCAGCGGCCTGAAGGAGTGTTGAGGATGGACAAGCCATTGCTGGAAATCCGCAACCTGCAGATCGAAGGGCATTACGATGACGCCTGGCACCCGCTGATCAAGGGCATCGACCTGACCTTGCAGCGGGGTGAGGTACTGGGTTTGATCGGCGAGTCGGGGGCGGGCAAATCCACCTTGGGACTGGCGGCAATGGGCTATGCGCGGGATGGTTGCCGCATCATCGGCGGCTCGGTATGTTTTGACGGCATCCAGTTGCTGCAGGCCAAGCCCGAGGCGTTGCGCAAGCTGCGCGGCCTGCGCGTTGCCTATGTGGCACAGAGCGCGGCGGCGGCGTTCAACCCAGCACATCGCCTGATTGACCAACACGTGGAAACGGCGGTAATCAACGGCGGTATTGACCGCGCTCAGGCAGAACGCGAAGCGGTCGAACTGTACCGCGTACTGGGCCTGCCCAACCCGCAAACCATCGGCCAGCGTTACCCCCATCAAGTCTCCGGCGGGCAATTGCAGCGGGTGATGACGGCGATGGCTATGGCCTGCCACCCGGACCTGATCATCTTCGACGAACCCACCACTGCCCTCGATGTCACCACCCAGATCGAAGTGCTGGCGGCGATCCGCGATGCGGTAAAGACCTACGGCAGCGCCGCGTTGTATATCAGCCATGACCTTGCGGTGGTGGCGCAGATGGCCGACCGCATCATGGTGCTGCGCCACGGCAAGTTGGTGGAAGAGGCGGACACCCGCAGCATGCTCAGTCAGCCGCAGCAGGACTACACCAAATCCCTGTGGGCGGTGCGCAGTTTTCGCACCGAGCCCAAGGTTTGTCCGACGCAAGAACGGCCGCTGCTGGAGGTGCGTCAAGTGAGCGCCAGTTATGGGCATCAACCGGTGCTGCATGACGTATCCATGAAGCTCTACCGCGGCCAGACCCTGGCGGTGATCGGCGAATCCGGCAGCGGCAAGAGCTCCACGGCGCGATTGATCACCGGACTATTGCCGGCCACGGCGGGGCAGGTGCTGTATGACGGCGAGGCGTTGCCGGTGGATTTTCGGCGACGCGGCAAGGAGCAACTGCGGCGTATCCAGATGATCTACCAGATCCCAGATACCGCGCTGAACCCGCGCCAGCGCATCGTCGATATCATCGGCCGCCCGCTCACGTTTTATCTCGGGCTCAAGAGCAAGGCGATGCGCGCCCGTGTGGCCGAGTTGCTGGAGATGATCGAACTGGACCCGGCGGTGTTCATGGAGCGTCAGCCGAGGGAATTGTCCGGTGGCCAGAAGCAGCGAATCTGCATCGCCCGCGCCCTGGCGGCCGACCCGCAGCTGATCATCTGCGATGAAGTCACCTCGGCCCTCGATCAACGGGTGGCCGAAGGCGTGCTGAAATTGCTCGACCGCCTCCAGCAACAACTGGGCGTGGCCTACCTGTTTATCACGCATGACGTCGCCACCGTGCGTGCCATTGCCGACGAGGTGGTGGTGATGCAGCGGGGCAGGGTGGTGGACCAGGGCAGCCGCAGTGCGATTTTCACCCCGCCGTACCAGGACTACACCGGCCTGTTGTTTTCATCGGAACCGGAAATGGATCCGGAC
This window harbors:
- a CDS encoding ABC transporter permease, producing the protein MNLLSQVVRAPLSAKFGLLIILLYIAVAVFAPLLAPYGETQVVGEGFAPWSGQFLLGTDNLGRDMFSRLVYGARNTLGIAFLTTALAFLLGGLSGLVAAIKGGWIDQGLSRVVDVLMAIPQLIFALLILSVVGTNATSLVLVIALLDSTRVFRLSRAVAMTVVVQDFVEAARLRGEDLWWLITREVLPNAAAPLIAEFGLRLCFVFLFISALSFLGLGIQPPTADWGSMVRDNAVLITFGDISPLLPALAVALITVSVNFVVDWMLHKSSGLKEC
- a CDS encoding ABC transporter permease, translating into MNSLLKLVLQRLALGVLSLFAVSVSIFLAVSMLPGDIAQAMLGQSATPETVAAFRAQLGLDLPPFTRFAQWLLRLLHGDLGASLANQRPIAELIGARLGNTLSLAALAALVSVPTALVLGMLAALYRNSWFDRLLNTSALSAVSFPEFFVAYLLILVFSVKLGWFPSLSNLAPDATFGTILERSVLPVATLSLVVIAQMMRMTRASLINLLASPYIEMARLKGIRQSRIIWRHALPNALAPIVNVVALNLAYLVVGVVVVEVVFVYPGLGQLLVDSVSKRDIPVVQACSLIFAATYILLNTGADVLSIASNPRLMHPKG
- a CDS encoding ABC transporter ATP-binding protein; this translates as MDKPLLEIRNLQIEGHYDDAWHPLIKGIDLTLQRGEVLGLIGESGAGKSTLGLAAMGYARDGCRIIGGSVCFDGIQLLQAKPEALRKLRGLRVAYVAQSAAAAFNPAHRLIDQHVETAVINGGIDRAQAEREAVELYRVLGLPNPQTIGQRYPHQVSGGQLQRVMTAMAMACHPDLIIFDEPTTALDVTTQIEVLAAIRDAVKTYGSAALYISHDLAVVAQMADRIMVLRHGKLVEEADTRSMLSQPQQDYTKSLWAVRSFRTEPKVCPTQERPLLEVRQVSASYGHQPVLHDVSMKLYRGQTLAVIGESGSGKSSTARLITGLLPATAGQVLYDGEALPVDFRRRGKEQLRRIQMIYQIPDTALNPRQRIVDIIGRPLTFYLGLKSKAMRARVAELLEMIELDPAVFMERQPRELSGGQKQRICIARALAADPQLIICDEVTSALDQRVAEGVLKLLDRLQQQLGVAYLFITHDVATVRAIADEVVVMQRGRVVDQGSRSAIFTPPYQDYTGLLFSSEPEMDPDWLDHLLAQRAAHTV
- a CDS encoding ABC transporter substrate-binding protein, encoding MSENNNKMTQAMHRRDFLKHSAVAGAVAAAFSMGLPLQVFAADATPKPGGVLRLGLAGGSTTDSRDPGSWVDTFTFVGFSAVYNTLTEIAVDGSAIPELAERFESTPDARVWTFHLRPGVTFHNGKSLTAEDVVASINHHLDAKSTSAAKTVLGDVASVSTKGSDAVLFELHSGNADFAYVVADYHLVIMPSKDGVADWQGGVGTSGYRLKSFEPGVRMDLERNPDYWKPGRAHFASAELLAIADGAARVNALVTGQVDVINKVDLKTVALLKRNPGLVIEETKGAQHYTFPMLCGSNEFKNNDIRMAMKHAINRETLLASVLHGYGLVGNDHPIQPGSRFINAALEQRTYDPDKSRFYLRKAGVESLKVRLQASDAAYTGAVDASVLFKEQARQAGIDIDVVREPADGYFSNVWMKQPFTTSFWYSSLTADRMFSIGYAKGAAWNETHWDNPRFNQLLNAARGEMNAPLRQEMYNEMQALCRDEGGAIVPLFASSVAARSNKVNHGPLTAPYGELDGLRLIERWWQA